Proteins encoded by one window of Pyrinomonadaceae bacterium:
- a CDS encoding OmpA family protein: MNSFRTFRSIALAFTLALTLSPLAIAQTDNQSTRARSVASGEKMKIKGVVVRRDVDTFTVRDITGNDTTVRMTDQTSVKTKGGVFSSGTRYASAQILRGLNLEVEGRGGSNGELVAEKVRFSNTDLRTAMSVEARANPLEERASAAEGRLSEVEQNAQKLSGQLDELAAISNAARGGAKAAQDTADAAISGVNATNERISALDDYVPQETAAVNFRVGSAVLNTDAKGKLDAIATKALNAKAYVLEVTGFADSTGSTARNRALSQRRADAVITYLVENHKIPLRRIVTPYGFGELDPVADNKTRTGRAENRRVEVKILVNKGLTQPAPTMNRPSDGGQ, translated from the coding sequence ATGAATAGCTTCAGAACGTTTCGGTCAATCGCGCTTGCGTTCACGCTCGCGCTCACCCTTTCCCCATTGGCCATTGCCCAAACCGACAATCAATCAACCAGAGCCCGCTCAGTCGCCAGTGGCGAAAAGATGAAGATCAAGGGTGTGGTCGTCCGTCGCGATGTCGACACGTTCACGGTGCGTGACATCACGGGCAACGACACTACTGTGCGCATGACTGACCAGACTTCCGTGAAGACAAAAGGTGGAGTGTTCAGCAGCGGTACCCGTTATGCTTCCGCTCAGATTCTGCGTGGTCTGAATCTTGAAGTTGAAGGCCGCGGCGGATCGAACGGCGAACTGGTTGCCGAGAAAGTAAGATTCAGCAACACCGATCTGCGGACGGCAATGTCCGTGGAAGCACGAGCAAATCCGCTTGAAGAACGCGCGAGCGCGGCCGAAGGCCGTTTGAGCGAAGTTGAGCAGAACGCGCAGAAGCTCTCAGGACAGTTGGATGAGCTCGCTGCGATTTCGAATGCGGCTCGCGGTGGCGCCAAAGCAGCGCAGGACACAGCAGATGCAGCCATTTCCGGCGTGAATGCGACGAACGAACGTATCTCGGCGCTGGATGATTACGTGCCGCAGGAAACCGCCGCGGTCAATTTCCGCGTCGGCAGTGCAGTGCTTAACACTGACGCCAAGGGGAAGCTGGATGCGATTGCTACCAAGGCTTTGAATGCCAAAGCGTACGTGCTTGAAGTTACTGGTTTCGCAGATTCGACGGGCAGCACCGCGCGCAATCGTGCGTTGAGCCAACGTCGCGCCGATGCCGTAATCACTTACCTGGTTGAAAACCACAAGATTCCGCTTCGTCGGATCGTTACACCGTACGGCTTCGGCGAATTGGATCCGGTGGCGGACAATAAGACCCGCACCGGCCGCGCTGAGAACCGTCGCGTGGAAGTGAAGATCCTGGTCAACAAGGGTCTCACCCAGCCGGCGCCGACCATGAACCGGCCAAGTGACGGCGGTCAGTAG